The following are from one region of the Fusarium verticillioides 7600 chromosome 1, whole genome shotgun sequence genome:
- a CDS encoding proline racemase — translation MRSKRVISIVTCHAEGEVGDVIIGGVLDVPAKTMHDKLTYYMAERDDLRKLLLQEPRGRLEMSVNLIVPPCRPDADAGFLIMAPGDWVPMSGSNCVCTTTVLLETGIVPMVEPVSIVKLDTAAGLVIATAECENGKCRSVSFDNVPAFVYALDKEIDVPGLGTVVVDIAYGGQWYVLVKAEALGLRVETVNADRLIDFGKRLKQAVLANCMPTHPENPAICGINNVIITEPLEDGQEGKTVKHTVVVTPGRLDRSPCGTGSSSRLAILHARGLIEEGESVKFRSIINTEFVGKIRGTTKVGELDAVLPTVKGRAWITGEKNVHLDPEDPFPTGFLL, via the coding sequence ATGCGCTCAAAACGGGTCATCTCAATCGTCACATGCCACGCAGAAGGCGAAGTCggcgatgtcatcatcggcggcgTCCTCGACGTGCCAGCCAAAACAATGCACGATAAGCTCACATATTACATGGCTGAGCGGGATGATCTTCGAAAACTACTCCTACAAGAACCTAGAGGACGCTTGGAGATGAGCGTTAATTTAATCGTCCCGCCGTGCCGACctgatgcagatgctggGTTTCTTATCATGGCGCCCGGAGATTGGGTCCCCATGTCTGGATCGAATTGTGTCTGTACGACGACTGTTCTTCTAGAGACGGGTATTGTGCCCATGGTTGAGCCTGTTAGTATTGTGAAGTTGGACACAGCTGCTGGATTGGTGATTGCGACGGCGGAGTGTGAGAATGGGAAGTGCAGATCAGTTTCTTTTGATAACGTCCCAGCGTTTGTGTATGCTCTTGATAAAGAGATAGACGTTCCTGGGCTGGGAACCGTGGTGGTGGATATCGCGTATGGAGGACAGTGGTACGTCCTCGTCAAAGCAGAAGCGCTGGGTCTTCGAGTGGAAACAGTCAATGCCGATCGTCTCATTGATTTCGGCAAGAGATTGAAACAAGCAGTATTGGCGAACTGCATGCCCACGCATCCAGAGAACCCAGCTATCTGCGGTAtcaacaacgtcatcatcacagaGCCTCTGGAGGACGGGCAAGAAGGCAAGACTGTCAAGCATACTGTTGTTGTCACGCCGGGAAGATTGGATAGGAGTCCTTGTGGAACGGGGAGTTCGTCGCGTCTTGCTATTCTGCATGCGAGGGGTCTTATTGAGGAGGGAGAGTCGGTCAAGTTTAGGAGTATTATTAACACGGAGTTTGTGGGGAAGATTAGAGGGACGACCAAGGTTGGGGAGCTGGATGCCGTGCTGCCGACTGTCAAGGGAAGGGCTTGGATCACGGGGGAGAAGAATGTGCATCTTGATCCGGAGGATCCTTTTCCCACTGGGTTTCTACTCTAG
- a CDS encoding D-amino-acid oxidase has product MTNTVVVIGAGVIGLTSALLLAKEGNKVTVVGKHMPGDYDAEYASPWAGANVIPLSPKDASRWERRTWIALKKLVEETPEAGIHFQTTHVLRRNKDTESAKSGFSAHFYAENPWFKEIFNDFRNNHPSEVATGYDSGFQYQGVCINTAIYLPWLLGQCLKYGVIVKRGILTHINEAKYLSHTGEKANIIVNATGLGSLKLGGVQDATVAPARGQIVLVRNETPKTLPLFMCSSALDESGEEIYAMQRAAGGGTVIGGTYQIGNWDTQPDPNTANRIMQRIVDLCPDIAGGKGITGLSVIRHGVGFRPYRKGGLRLEEERLDDETWVIHNYGHSGWGYMGSYGCAEGVVELVEKVTDKTRAKL; this is encoded by the exons ATGACAAATACCGTTGTCGTTATCGG TGCTGGTGTAATTGGCCTCACTTCAGCGCTGTTGCTGGCCAAAGAGGGTAACAAAGTCACTGTCGTTGGGAAACATATGCCCGGTGACTATGACGCCGAGTATGCCTCGCCATGGGCTGGAGCCAATGTCATTCC CTTATCGCCAAAAGATGCAAGTCGCTGGGAGCGACGAACGTGGATCGCTCTGAAGAAACTTGTCGAGGAGACCCCTGAGGCTGGTATTCATTTCCAGA CAACGCATGTCCTCCGTCGGAACAAAGACACAGAGTCCGCCAAATCAGGCTTCTCAGCCCATTTCTACGCCGAAAACCCATGGTTCAAAGAAATATTCAACGACTTCCGAAACAACCACCCATCCGAAGTCGCAACAGGCTATGACTCTGGTTTTCAATATCAAGGAGTCTGCATCAACACCGCCATCTACCTCCCCTGGCTTCTCGGCCAATGCCTCAAATACGGCGTCATCGTAAAGCGCGGTATTCTCACTCATATCAACGAGGCCAAGTATCTCAGCCACACGGGTGAAAAGGCTAATATCATCGTTAACGCCACTGGTCTCGGATCTCTCAAGCTCGGAGGCGTACAAGACGCAACCGTCGCACCAGCACGAGGTCAAATCGTCCTCGTCCGCAACGAGACACCCAAGACTCTACCGCTCTTCATGTGTTCGAGCGCCCTCGACGAAAGCGGTGAGGAGATTTACGCTATGCAACGAGCAGCTGGTGGCGGTACGGTCATTGGTGGGACGTATCAGATTGGGAATTGGGATACACAGCCTGATCCGAATACTGCGAATAGAATCATGCAGAGGATAGTAGACCTTTGCCCGGACATTGCTGGTGGAAAGGGGATTACGGGGCTGAGTGTTATCCGGCATGGTGTTGGGTTTAGACCTTATAGAAAGGGGGGTTTgaggctggaggaggagaggttgGATGATGAGACGTGGGTTATTCATAATTATGGGCATTCGGGATGGGGCTATATGGGGTCTTATGGGTGTGCTGAGGGggtggttgagcttgttgagaaggtcacCGATAAGACTCGGGCGAAGCTGTGA
- a CDS encoding oxidoreductase — protein sequence MSSSILFAAGLLVGAAQAYTQVNVASPFMLKNIDPIVFPGEYSKSHLHSFFGSDAVTINTKTSAELQKGCTNAENPNDLSVYWIPTPLYTADGTNYEPIPVMRFSAYYNLGETPAEVPIPQNLKMVAGDANAQTQADMPADAKAEWTCESEPIPLGANGFPTSTCATHLQQLLYFPQCVNEQTLETAYKSRDYGTANWCPEGSKSMPQLRFSIRYDLRKVLPNGWSGEAPFKLACGNAFCSHGDFINGWTEEAAKNMVATTMEKQKFSAVEGALGAPDAGPTCEAKDADPENGTSDYNESVAVMNKRDVSAWGWKSKARVVRA from the coding sequence ATGTCTTCCTCCATTCTTTTCGCTGCCggtcttcttgtcggcgCCGCTCAGGCTTACACCCAGGTCAATGTTGCATCTCCCTTTatgctcaagaacatcgatCCCATTGTCTTTCCCGGAGAGTATAGCAAGTCTCATCTCCACTCGTTCTTCGGCTCCGATGccgtcaccatcaacaccaagacgAGCGCGGAACTGCAAAAGGGCTGCACCAACGCCGAGAACCCCAACGATCTCTCCGTCTACTGGATTCCTACGCCGCTCTACACCGCTGATGGAACGAACTACGAACCTATCCCTGTTATGCGCTTCAGCGCGTACTACAACCTCGGCGAAACACCCGCTGAGGTACCCATTCCTcagaacttgaagatggtCGCGGGCGATGCCAATGCCCAGACTCAAGCTGATATGCCAGCCGACGCCAAAGCAGAGTGGACTTGCGAAAGCGAGCCCATCCCCCTCGGCGCAAATGGCTTCCCAACCTCAACCTGCGCAACGCACCTCCAACAACTCCTCTATTTCCCGCAGTGCGTCAACGAGCAAACCCTCGAAACAGCCTACAAGTCGCGCGACTACGGCACCGCAAACTGGTGTCCCGAGGGCAGCAAGTCGATGCCCCAGCTGCGCTTCAGCATCCGCTACGATCTGCGCAAGGTGCTCCCCAACGGGTGGAGCGGCGAGGCGCCGTTCAAGCTTGCGTGCGGGAATGCGTTCTGCTCGCATGGTGATTTCATCAATGGCTGGACTGAGGAGGCGGCTAAGAACATGGTTGCTACTACtatggagaagcagaagttTAGTGCTGTTGAGGGAGCGCTTGGAGCGCCTGATGCGGGGCCGACTTGTGAGGCTAAAGATGCTGATCCGGAGAATGGCACTAGTGATTATAATGAGAGCGTGGCTGTTATGAACAAGCGGGATGTTTCGGCTTGGGGATGGAAGTCCAAGGCTCGTGTTGTTCGTGCTTAG
- a CDS encoding amidohydrolase ytcJ-like: MTLFINGKILSRTVASLADEPTFAESMYIKDGIIQAVGTKDEVQAKVTGDDVVTQDLAGKTVLPGFVDGHMHLLLLGQSLRKIALEGCKNLDDILHELRTYAKANPDVPRIMAKGWMHSMTPDGVTAKILDEIDERPIYVDTKDMHSTWCNSAGLKEMKVADMEDPPGGIIERDENGKPSGVLSEASILSIVWPTLAQLASNEERIECMLAAFKAYHASGYTGIIEMAMDEYSWESLVELKRRYPDVAMRVTAYWIVKPADTVEERMRQVDRAIELAKQYSLETSPDLRIAGIKIICDGIIDACTAYLSEPYSSVASPPPFWSREDLEPVVKQAADAGIQIALHAIGDAAIHMAVDMLEKYGRPGARHRIEHLEVSSPEDAQRLGKLGLTASIQPVHADPAILRAWPRLIGPRRDRAFAYREFADSGALLALGSDSPTAPWNPLHNVYVAATRRSAREPDCEEVVNEHFKLGVCEAVVAGSQGAARSVFQDGRVGTLEVGKFADLVVADMEWDSRTLLRAEIRETWFAGKRVWSLGG; encoded by the coding sequence ATGactctcttcatcaatggcaagatcctctCGAGGACTGTCGCCAGTTTGGCTGACGAACCTACCTTTGCTGAGAGCATGTACATAAAAGACGGCATCATTCAAGCCGTCGGTACGAAAGATGAAGTACAGGCCAAAGTCACAggggatgatgttgtcacGCAGGATCTCGCGGGGAAGACGGTTCTGCCGGGTTTTGTAGATGGGCATATGCATCTTTTGCTACTGGGCCAGTCGTTGAGAAAGATTGCGCTGGAGGGATGTAAGAATCTGGATGATATTCTTCACGAGCTGCGCACGTACGCAAAAGCGAATCCGGATGTTCCGCGGATCATGGCAAAGGGTTGGATGCACTCTATGACCCCGGATGGAGTAACGGCCAAGAttctggatgagattgacgAGAGGCCGATTTATGTTGATACGAAGGACATGCACTCGACGTGGTGCAATTCCGCGggcttgaaggagatgaaagtCGCTGATATGGAGGATCCGCCGGGTGGTATCATCGAGAGGGATGAGAACGGCAAACCATCTGGTGTTCTCAGCGAAGCGTCCATCCTGTCGATTGTCTGGCCGACACTTGCGCAGCTTGCGTCGAATGAGGAGCGGATTGAGTGTATGCTCGCTGCGTTCAAAGCGTACCATGCGTCAGGATACACGGGGATAAtcgagatggcgatggatgaGTACAGCTGGGAGAGTCTCgttgagctgaagaggagatatCCCGATGTGGCCATGCGTGTTACGGCGTATTGGATCGTTAAACCTGCTGATACAGTTGAAGAGCGTATGAGGCAGGTTGATAGGGCGATTGAACTTGCGAAGCAGTATAGTCTTGAGACGTCGCCTGATCTTCGCATCGCGGGTATCAAGATCATCTGCGACGGCATCATCGATGCATGCACGGCATATCTCTCAGAACCGTATTCTTCAGTTGCTTCACCGCCGCCGTTCTGGTCAAGAGAGGATCTGGAACCAGTGGTTAAACAGGCCGCTGATGCAGGAATCCAAATAGCCCTTCATGCCATCGGTGACGCAGCGATTCACATGGCGGTCGACATGCTCGAGAAGTACGGCAGGCCAGGAGCCAGACACCGAATCGAACATCTCGAAGTCTCATCCCCCGAAGACGCACAACGCCTTGGTAAACTCGGCCTCACAGCTTCCATCCAGCCCGTCCACGCCGACCCAGCCATCCTGCGCGCATGGCCACGCCTCATCGGCCCCCGTCGCGACCGCGCCTTCGCATACCGCGAATTCGCCGACTCAGGCGCCCTCCTCGCCCTGGGCAGCGACTCTCCCACGGCGCCCTGGAACCCCCTGCACAACGTGTACGTGGCGGCTACACGACGTTCAGCGCGGGAGCCAGACTGTGAGGAGGTGGTGAACGAGCATTTCAAGCTTGGCGTCTGCGAGGCGGTAGTTGCAGGGTCGCAGGGCGCGGCGAGGAGTGTTTTTCAGGATGGGAGGGTTGGGACGCTGGAGGTGGGCAAGTTTGCGGACTTGGTTGTGGCGGATATGGAGTGGGATAGCAGGACGTTGTTGAGGGCTGAGATTAGGGAGACGTGGTTTGCTGGGAAGAGGGTTTGGAGTCTTGGGggttga